CGCTCAAAGTAATTATTGAACTAGAGATCTCCACAATTTTTTGACTGGTGAGCTTTTTTCCAATATAATTAAGAAGATAATTTGCTGGATCCTTTACTTGAATAGAACCATAACCAACGTTTAGCTTCCCCCCCTTCGATGGAAAAATCCAGTAAAACCCAACATTCTTGAAATCCAACTCCATTATTACACCCTCATGCGGCGCTTTTCCATCAACGATGGCCCTAGATATTGGTACTCTAAGCTTTCTTTCCTCCGTAAATGGCCCTCTGGCATCAATTATTAAATCATCATTCAGAGAGGAAGGGCGCACGCGAGCACAGGAAAATTTTCCTCCCTCTTTTTCAATTTTATTCCTCATCAGCTCGATCCACAATTTCTTATCAACTATGAACCATGGTGGAGTATTGTAATGTCTCTCAACCAAAAGCTTTCCATCCACATATATATAGAAATCCCTGATTTCTTCAATCACCGGCGGTTGAACCTCATACTTGTCAATTCCAATGCTGAGGATGGCTTCACCGCAGGGCTTTCTATATGGACAATCCCCATCATATACTCGAACTTCAGGAACACTGCGGGCCTCTCTCAGATAAACAATGGAAAAAGTAGCACCAGATGGGCCCCCTCCCAATACCCTTACTCTATCCCTGATCAATTTCAAGGCACCTAATGCATTTACTGCTTTGCTAAGCCTCAACATTTAAAAACATTGTAGATTGATTAAGCATTTTCAGCAAATGAGCTTTAATTACATTTATTTAGCCCTATTGAGGTCACCTTCGGAAAAGTTTATCTTCCAATCTCATATCATGTTCTGGGATTTCAATTTCAAATCAGCAAAAGACTTATTGTTAAATTATAAATATATAACACTGGTAACATCTCATGACAGTGGAAAGCTTTATTGTAAATGAAGAATTTACCAACGGGATAATAGGTCCCCATGTAAGGATGTTAGGAACACTTGCTGATGGAGGAAAAGTCAGATTTGTTACTGCTCCAGGTTGCTGGGGTCCTATGATTACACCAACACTTAGAGGAGGACATGAAGTAAATGTCCCCGTTCTCATTGAAGGGGCGAATGTAGGAGACTCAATTGCCATTAAAATTGAGAAAATATCCGTGAGGTCGAAAGTATCCACAACTGGAGTTGATAGCTCCGTAGCAAACGCATTTATAGGAGATCCCTATGTTTTCAAAAAATGTCCTGTATGCAATGAGCCTTGGCCTAATTTTGAAATTGTAGGTATAGGAGTTGAGGCTATAAGATGCAAAAAATGTGGCTCGCCAGTGTCGCCCTTCAGGATGCTTCATGGCTATACTGCAGTATTCGATGAAAAAATGAAATATGCTTTAACTGTAAGAAAGGAAATGGCAGAGAGAATAGCTCAAGATGCAGAGAAGGAAATAGCACTGCCGAAAAACTCAAAACAGATTCCAGCACCTCTATTAGCAAAGGCAGATATTGTGGGAACTCCATCGAGATTGAGACCATTTCTTGGGCAGATAGGAACGAGCCCAGCAGTTGATATACCAGATTCTCATAATGCTGGAGATTTTGGTTACTTCCTCATAGATGCTCCGCATCCTTATAGAATAACAAGAGAGCAGTATGATAAGGCCCTCACAGATGGACACTTAGATGTTGATGCAACGAGGGAAGGAGCAATAATCATTGCCCCATCAAAGATAAAAGGAGCTGGCGTGTACATTGGAGATGCTCATGCCCTTCAGGGAGACGGAGAGGTAGCGGGGCATACACTCGACGTTTCCAGCGAAGTTGTTTTGAGGGTTGAGGTTATCAAAGGTCTGGAAATCGAGGGCCCAATAATTCTTCCTCAAGAACAGGATCTTCCTCCTCTAGCTAAACCCTGGAGAAAGGATGAATGGGAAGAGGTACTATCTTACGCCAGATCATCTGGAATTGAAATTGAACAAGTTGCCCCAATTCAAGTCATTGGCTCAGGTCCCACATTAAACGATGCTGCTAAAAAGGGATTTGAGAGAGCTTCAAAGCTACTTGGAATGAGATATGAGGAAGTTTTGAACAGGGTAACCTATTCCGGTGCTGTTGAAATTGGTCGTCTGCCAGGGATAGTTCAAGTTTCTCTGCAGGTTCCAATTGAGAAGCTAGAAAAAATAAACCTAGCAGATATTGTAATCAAGCACTACAACCTTCCATTCTAAAAGATCTACTTTTTTTCAAGGAGAGAGAGGTATTTCTTCAAAACATTTTCATCTAAATATATCATCTTTTTCGTCATTCCACCATCAATAATTATATCAATACCAGTCATCCAATCTGCTTCATCCGAAGCAAGAAAAGCAACAAGGTTTGCGACATCCTCCGGTCTTCCAACTCTTCCAGCAGGATGCTGCAAATGATCAAGAGGGGAAAGCTCTACTTTTTTCGGAGGAACTTGCCATTCGCTTGTGTCTATCCAGCCTGGAGATATCGATACTACTCTGATTCTATATTTTGAGAGACTAATAGCAAGTGAATGCGTTAGAGCGATTACTCCTCCTTTGGATGCTGAATACGGTTCAGTATTCTCCTCCGATTGATATGCTCTAGTCGATGCAATGTTAACAATCACACCACCTCTTTCCTTCATATACTTCAAAGCATATTTAGCACAAAGCCATAATCCATATAAATTAGTTTCAATTATCCTTCTGAATTCATCCTCAGTTTGTTTCTCAATATCGTTCCCAGTGAAGGGTATTCCTGCATTGTTCACTAATACGTCGATCCTCCCCTTGAACTCACCGGCTGTATCCATCAATCTTTTCACTTCATCGCTTTTCGTTACATCGGCTTTCAAAAAGTAAACTTCCATTCCTTCTCTTCTTAATTCCTCCTCTCTGAATTTTCCAGCATCAGAATCGATATCTCCTATTATTACGAGACACCCCTCTCTTCCAAGTCTTGAGGATATTGCAGCTCCAATCCCCTTAGCGCCACCAGTTACAACACAAACTTTCCCAAAGAATCTCTTCATTACAATCACCAAAACTATAGCTCTTCTACTATAATGTCAACATCTGTCTCAAAAACAATCTCTCCCCTTTTTATCTCAATCTTCACTCTCCCTCTTTCCACGCTATCCTCTATAGCTTCCCTCAAATTGCTTACTTTTCTAACAACCCTCCCATTAGCTTTAAGGATTACATCGCCTTCTCTCAACCCAGCTTTGCTTGCCGGAGTTCCAGGAATTACCCTCACAACCATGAGCCCCTCCCTTGCTCCAAGGCCATACATCCTCGCAATCATTGGTCCAATTGAGGTAACATTAACTCCTATCCAAGCCCTAACTGGCTTTCCAAACTTTCTCAGCATATATATAAATCTCTTCACACTATTTATCGGAAGGGCAAAGCCTATTCCCTGTGCAAATGGAACAATTGCCGTCGTGACTCCAATAGCTTCTCCTCTCAAATTCACCAGAGGTCCACCGCTGTTTCCTGGGTTTATTGCAGCATCGGTCTGGATGAGGTCTTCTAGAGAAAAGGACTCATTCACTATTATTCTACCAGTTGCGCTGACAATCCCCATGGAGACCGATGGGCCTGGGAGCCCAAGAGGGGATCCTATGGCCAGGACTATTTCTCCAACATTTATATTTTCTGAATCCCCCATGCCAATTGGCTTTCCATGCGAAGTTGCTTCAAGGAGTGCCAGATCTCTGGAATTGTCTGAAGCAATAACTTCCGCAGTTTCTGCGTACCCGTCCCAATACATTACGTTTACTCTTTTGGCATTTTGGACAACATGAGCGTTTGTTATTATAAACCCTTCCTCCACAAGGAAGCCAGACCCAAAGCTCTTCAATGGTTCAAAGCCAAAAAGAGTGAGAGGATGGGGTATCTGAGAAGCTATAGTGACAACGGATTCTTTTGCCTGCTCTACAATCCTGACAATATCTTTGCTAAGATGATCTATCGACATTCTATCAACCAATTTTTCCTCAGTGCGGTTACATTTATTGTTTCCGATGCACTTCAAACTATAACTTTTTAAGCTCGTCTGAATTGTCTAGGTTGATTATATAGAAAAGTTACCCTTTTTGAGCGTATGATATCCGACAGATTCTTTCGCGCAGATTCCAATTAAGGATAGAGAAGGAAATTGGCAGCGCTCTCCTGATATAGAGAGCATTCTTTCTTCTTGCTTACAAGCTCGCTTTTCAAGAAATTCTCCATTCTCCTCAGAAGGAATCCTATGGAAACCGTTCCAACTAATAAAGAAATTATTCCTATTGCTGTGCTGAAATAGAACAATGCGAAGAGAAGGAAAACAAACCCTCCAGAAAGGACTCGAACCTCCAGACTTAGCCTCTTGAATCTATCGCTTTTTTCCACCAATTCTTTCTGCTTTCTGCATTCTCTTATCATAGAAACTAACTCACTGGGAGGCTCTGAAAATACAGTTAGAAGCAGCACTGTTGTGAGCTTGATAAGCTTCAATACATTCTCATTGGGATTTCTGCTCTTCTTCATGCTCTCAGCTATATAGCTTTCAATAAATTGCAGAGAGAGCTTGAACTCGTTTTTTCCTTTCTCTATCTCCTCATCCAAGGCTTTTCCAAGGCATTTTTCCAAGCTACTTATCTCTGAGCACTCAGATATAGCGATTTTATTCGTGAGCAAATGCTCTGCTGCAAAATAAAGTGCCAAAGAAGCAATTTCTACAGACTCCTCTCTTTTCTTCTCCATCCAAAGCTTTCTTGCCTGCAGTGCTGCCCTAATGATCCATTCTGGGGAGCGATATCTCCAATACAGCAGCTTTTTTCCGAATGATCTTTCTTCCTTTTCCAATTTGCCTATAGAAGAGAGAGCTTCAAGCAGATCCGTTGAGCTGCCTTCTGGCAACTTCAATCTCTTCACAACTTCCTCCACGATATTCTCCAGCAAATCCCTTCTCAATTAGCAGCACCTTATGGATAAAAAGATGCCAGCATTTCAAAATAATAAATACTATTTCTTTATAAAAAAATACTACGACATTATCCTTAGGTGGAATCAATTGTCCAAAAAAGGCACTTGCTATGAGTGTCTCCACTATCGTCCTCACCTCTTCTTTCAACAAATGGGAATCTGTGATGCTAAGAACGAGCTCACGAGTGCTTCAACGCTAGCTGAAAATTGCCCTCTTTTTAGCGAGAAAAGCAGAGAATCTCTACTAAGAGCTCTTGAGGAAAACGGATGGATATTCTGCTCAACATGCTACAAGATGCTCACAGAAAAGGATGAGCTTATATCCCACTATAGCGAGAGAGGTCATGCCTTATTTATCTCTCCCTTCTTGGATAAATCAACTAGTGAAGAGTCCTACGCTGCTGACTAGGTGAATCTCATTGAAAGAAATCAACATAATAATTGGAGGACCACAGGGTTCAGGTATAGAGACATCGATGTCAATACTCAGCAGAGCTTTTACCAGGAAGGGATATGGAATCATTGCTAGCAGAGAGTACTTTTCAAACATAGTTGGAAGACATAGCTATATAGTAATGAGGGTTTCATCTGAGAAGCTTCCTCAATCAATAGACTTGCCTGTTCAGATAATAGCAGCATCTGATGCCGAAACTGTTTTCACGCATTTCGATGAAATAAGAGGCGGAGGAGCCCTCATCTACGATATTAACAATGAGAAAAAGAAGCTAAATGAAGTTCCAAGCATGGAGAATATAACCAAGCAGAGAATAAGAAGAAAGCTGGAAAGCAAGGGATTAGATCAGGCAGTATCGTCGATTATCGAATATTTGAGAAAAGAGGAAGGAATAAAACCAATAGGCATAGACTTTGCTTCTATTCTCTCAGAGCTCTCAAAAAAATTCAAGCTGGATCCAGGGCATCTCTCAAGATATGTAAGTACCATACTTGTATCATCCATTTCAACAGTCATTGGCCTCGAGGACGATTACCTCCTATTTGGGATAACTTCGCACTTCAAAAACAGGGAGAACATCTTAAAGCATAATTTAGCTCTTTATGAGATGGTTTCTGAGCGTCTCCACTCAATGAAAGAGATCCTCCCGCTTGATACTCCCAAGCTAAAAATAGAAAAGATGATGGTCCTCACAGGAAATGATGCTGTAGCTATTGGCAAGATAGTTGGAGGAGCAAGATATCAGGCATACTATCCAATAACTCCCGCGGCCGATGAAAGCACAACTCTGGAAAAATATGGCCACGGAACAGAGGGCAATCAAGACATAGGTCCAATAGTGATCCTCCAAACAGAGGATGAAATTTCCGCCATATCATCAACAATAGGAGCAGCACTGACTGGTGCAAGGAGCTCAACTGCAACAAGCGGTCCAGGATTCGATCTGATGGTTGAAGCACTTTCTTGGGCAGGGGCAAATGAAGTCCCAATAGTTATAACGTATTATCAAAGGGGCGGTCCGAGCACAGGACAGCCTACTAGAGGAAGCCAGAGCGATCTAATGAATGCGATCTTTTCTTCACATGGGGAGTTCGCTAGAATAGTCATATCATCAGGCGATCATGAAGAAGCAATTTTAGATGCTGCTGAAGCATTCAATTTGGCCGAAAAATTTCAAGTTCCAGTCATCCACCTTTTGGATAAATTTCTAGCCAATACAACCGCTTCCGTGAAAATACCTGATATTGAAAAAATCAGAATAGAGAGGGGTTCTATCTTCAGAAATGGAGGCGAGTACAGAAGATTCGATGCCTCTAATTCTATCTCTCCAAGGGCATTCATAGGGGATGATGGGATAGTTATCTGGTATAGCGGAGATGAGCACGATGAAATTGGCCACATCGTGGAGGACCCGGAAAATAGAATAAAAATGTATGAAAAAAGAATGAAAAAGCTCGAGCTAATAAGAAAGGAAGTTCCTTTAAACGAGAAACTCAAGGTCTATGGCTTTGAGGATCCAGAATTTATCATCATTGGTTGGGGATCAACAAAAGGAGTTGCTGTCGAGGCTTTGGAGTCTGCTGCAAAGGAGGTTGGAGTTAGAGGGGCCTACGTGAACCTAAAAATGCTTTGGCCATTTCCTTCCGAAGAGCTCAAGGAGATTGTGGGGAAAATTTCGGAGAAAAAAATTATTGTTGCTGAGCATAGCTATGAAGCTAACATAGCACGTCTCATGGCTATGGAGGCTGGGCTCAACGTTGGAGGAAAAATTGTGAAATACACAGGAAGGCCCTTCTTCCTTAGTGAATTCTACAGGGCTCTGAAATCAATTCTCTTTGACAATGAAGAGAAGGTGGTGTTGACTCTTGGAGCATGAACTGAACTATAGAACTGATCTGTGGATCGATTGGTGCCCGGGATGTGGGAATTTTGGCATATTGGCAGCAGTAACTAGGGCCATGAAAGATCTAAGGCTGGATCCCTCAAAAACTGTGGTCGTTTCTGGCATTGGATGCTCGGGAAAAATCCCACACTACATCAATGTCAATGGAGTTCATACACTTCACGGTAGAGCAATTCCTTTTGCTACGGGGATAAAAATAGCCAATCCAGATCTAACAATATTAGTTCATGGTGGAGATGGAGACCTCCTCGGAATCGGAGCTGGTCACTTTGTCGCCCTTGGAAGGAGGAATTT
The Fervidicoccaceae archaeon genome window above contains:
- a CDS encoding NAD(P)/FAD-dependent oxidoreductase; translated protein: MIRDRVRVLGGGPSGATFSIVYLREARSVPEVRVYDGDCPYRKPCGEAILSIGIDKYEVQPPVIEEIRDFYIYVDGKLLVERHYNTPPWFIVDKKLWIELMRNKIEKEGGKFSCARVRPSSLNDDLIIDARGPFTEERKLRVPISRAIVDGKAPHEGVIMELDFKNVGFYWIFPSKGGKLNVGYGSIQVKDPANYLLNYIGKKLTSQKIVEISSSIITLSGPSQTANGKFFKIGEAAGMVFPLSGEGIRPSITHSREFARALALGDTANEAYLESFKAKDVAQIVRQIKWQRRLLNIFSTIPPRIRRNMISALSLSIDRYIRYDELPFSSLLGRF
- a CDS encoding acetamidase/formamidase family protein — its product is MTVESFIVNEEFTNGIIGPHVRMLGTLADGGKVRFVTAPGCWGPMITPTLRGGHEVNVPVLIEGANVGDSIAIKIEKISVRSKVSTTGVDSSVANAFIGDPYVFKKCPVCNEPWPNFEIVGIGVEAIRCKKCGSPVSPFRMLHGYTAVFDEKMKYALTVRKEMAERIAQDAEKEIALPKNSKQIPAPLLAKADIVGTPSRLRPFLGQIGTSPAVDIPDSHNAGDFGYFLIDAPHPYRITREQYDKALTDGHLDVDATREGAIIIAPSKIKGAGVYIGDAHALQGDGEVAGHTLDVSSEVVLRVEVIKGLEIEGPIILPQEQDLPPLAKPWRKDEWEEVLSYARSSGIEIEQVAPIQVIGSGPTLNDAAKKGFERASKLLGMRYEEVLNRVTYSGAVEIGRLPGIVQVSLQVPIEKLEKINLADIVIKHYNLPF
- a CDS encoding SDR family oxidoreductase, which codes for MKRFFGKVCVVTGGAKGIGAAISSRLGREGCLVIIGDIDSDAGKFREEELRREGMEVYFLKADVTKSDEVKRLMDTAGEFKGRIDVLVNNAGIPFTGNDIEKQTEDEFRRIIETNLYGLWLCAKYALKYMKERGGVIVNIASTRAYQSEENTEPYSASKGGVIALTHSLAISLSKYRIRVVSISPGWIDTSEWQVPPKKVELSPLDHLQHPAGRVGRPEDVANLVAFLASDEADWMTGIDIIIDGGMTKKMIYLDENVLKKYLSLLEKK
- a CDS encoding trypsin-like peptidase domain-containing protein, whose translation is MVDRMSIDHLSKDIVRIVEQAKESVVTIASQIPHPLTLFGFEPLKSFGSGFLVEEGFIITNAHVVQNAKRVNVMYWDGYAETAEVIASDNSRDLALLEATSHGKPIGMGDSENINVGEIVLAIGSPLGLPGPSVSMGIVSATGRIIVNESFSLEDLIQTDAAINPGNSGGPLVNLRGEAIGVTTAIVPFAQGIGFALPINSVKRFIYMLRKFGKPVRAWIGVNVTSIGPMIARMYGLGAREGLMVVRVIPGTPASKAGLREGDVILKANGRVVRKVSNLREAIEDSVERGRVKIEIKRGEIVFETDVDIIVEEL
- a CDS encoding 2-oxoacid:ferredoxin oxidoreductase subunit alpha, which gives rise to MKEINIIIGGPQGSGIETSMSILSRAFTRKGYGIIASREYFSNIVGRHSYIVMRVSSEKLPQSIDLPVQIIAASDAETVFTHFDEIRGGGALIYDINNEKKKLNEVPSMENITKQRIRRKLESKGLDQAVSSIIEYLRKEEGIKPIGIDFASILSELSKKFKLDPGHLSRYVSTILVSSISTVIGLEDDYLLFGITSHFKNRENILKHNLALYEMVSERLHSMKEILPLDTPKLKIEKMMVLTGNDAVAIGKIVGGARYQAYYPITPAADESTTLEKYGHGTEGNQDIGPIVILQTEDEISAISSTIGAALTGARSSTATSGPGFDLMVEALSWAGANEVPIVITYYQRGGPSTGQPTRGSQSDLMNAIFSSHGEFARIVISSGDHEEAILDAAEAFNLAEKFQVPVIHLLDKFLANTTASVKIPDIEKIRIERGSIFRNGGEYRRFDASNSISPRAFIGDDGIVIWYSGDEHDEIGHIVEDPENRIKMYEKRMKKLELIRKEVPLNEKLKVYGFEDPEFIIIGWGSTKGVAVEALESAAKEVGVRGAYVNLKMLWPFPSEELKEIVGKISEKKIIVAEHSYEANIARLMAMEAGLNVGGKIVKYTGRPFFLSEFYRALKSILFDNEEKVVLTLGA